A region from the Aquimarina sp. ERC-38 genome encodes:
- a CDS encoding Panacea domain-containing protein, with the protein MKATALGHIITDYVNSKGVTVSPKKLQKLVYYVEAWHLVHFDSELIDENFEAWVHGPVVPELYQDLKQFGYNDIQIINDELDSSEERIKKVAKENDLTENQIQLIYSVLNKYGTLSSFELEMLTHSEQPWIEARKDFPPHERCTNVIPKNRMKEFYSAQLAA; encoded by the coding sequence ATGAAAGCGACAGCATTAGGTCATATAATAACTGACTATGTTAATAGTAAAGGGGTAACTGTATCACCAAAAAAATTGCAGAAACTTGTTTATTATGTAGAAGCTTGGCATTTAGTTCATTTCGATTCCGAATTAATTGACGAGAATTTTGAAGCTTGGGTTCACGGACCTGTTGTGCCTGAATTATATCAAGATTTAAAACAGTTTGGATATAATGATATCCAAATCATCAATGACGAACTTGACTCTTCTGAAGAAAGAATTAAAAAAGTCGCTAAAGAAAATGATTTGACCGAAAATCAAATTCAACTTATCTATTCTGTTTTAAACAAATATGGAACTTTAAGCTCATTTGAACTTGAAATGTTAACTCATAGTGAGCAACCTTGGATTGAAGCAAGGAAAGATTTTCCACCTCATGAAAGATGCACTAATGTTATTCCTAAAAATAGAATGAAAGAATTCTATTCTGCTCAATTAGCAGCCTAA
- a CDS encoding vanadium-dependent haloperoxidase, whose product MNLKYCSFFSTNNLLSSLQKIVYTLFIIIYMLAFFSCQNQSSKIEVTSANYHEAVDKITEVMVHDIFSPPVASRIYNYANIAAYEVIQQSSKNYKTLASQVKDLQPVQKADTSIVHLEVAALIAYLEVGKSLLFSEDRIQQYQDSLYKNWHTVNKNSFEVSKEYGEKVANHIKDWYKADNYAQTRTMPKFSVNTDDPSRWQPTPPDYMSGIEPHWAKIRPMVLKDPSQFKPNPFPKFSLEKETSFYKEVVETYKVGKQIREEGESSEKLKIAQFWDCNPYVSTHKGHLMFATKKITPGAHWIGICKIACQKTNTDFIKTIYAYTRTSVAIADAFISCWDEKYRSNLIRPETLINQYIDQDWEPILQTPPFPEYTSGHSVVSGAAATVLTDIFGDNFSFDDTTEVAYGLPVRSFSSFYQAAEEAAVSRLYGGIHYRSAIDLGLLQGKNMGTYVVENVKLKVDKESSVASK is encoded by the coding sequence ATGAATTTGAAATATTGTAGTTTCTTTTCTACGAATAACTTACTATCTAGTTTACAAAAAATCGTATATACTTTGTTTATCATCATATACATGTTAGCTTTCTTTTCATGTCAAAATCAAAGTAGTAAAATTGAAGTAACTTCTGCAAATTATCATGAAGCTGTTGATAAAATTACAGAGGTAATGGTTCATGATATATTTTCGCCACCGGTCGCTAGTCGTATCTACAATTATGCGAATATAGCAGCGTATGAGGTAATACAACAATCAAGCAAGAATTACAAAACCTTGGCTTCTCAAGTGAAGGATCTACAACCTGTACAAAAAGCAGATACGTCTATAGTACATCTGGAAGTAGCAGCTTTAATTGCTTATTTGGAAGTAGGAAAATCTTTATTATTTTCTGAAGATCGAATACAGCAGTATCAAGATAGTTTATACAAGAATTGGCATACCGTAAATAAAAATTCTTTTGAAGTTTCAAAAGAATATGGAGAGAAGGTAGCAAACCATATCAAAGATTGGTATAAAGCCGATAATTACGCACAAACCCGAACTATGCCGAAGTTCTCTGTAAATACGGATGATCCTTCTCGCTGGCAACCAACTCCACCGGATTATATGAGCGGTATCGAACCACACTGGGCAAAAATTAGGCCGATGGTATTAAAAGATCCGTCACAATTTAAACCCAATCCTTTTCCTAAATTTTCACTAGAAAAAGAAACTTCGTTTTATAAAGAAGTAGTTGAAACTTATAAAGTAGGAAAACAAATCAGGGAAGAAGGCGAGTCCTCAGAAAAACTAAAAATTGCTCAATTCTGGGATTGTAATCCTTATGTATCCACCCATAAAGGTCATTTGATGTTTGCAACTAAAAAAATTACACCTGGTGCCCATTGGATTGGGATTTGCAAAATAGCATGTCAAAAGACTAATACGGATTTTATAAAAACCATATATGCCTACACGCGTACTTCTGTAGCCATTGCAGATGCATTTATTAGTTGCTGGGATGAAAAATACCGTAGTAACTTAATCCGACCTGAAACTTTAATCAATCAATACATAGATCAGGATTGGGAACCGATTTTGCAAACTCCACCGTTTCCGGAGTATACAAGCGGACACTCAGTAGTTTCCGGAGCTGCTGCAACTGTACTTACCGATATTTTCGGTGATAACTTTTCCTTTGATGACACTACAGAAGTTGCCTACGGATTACCGGTCAGATCTTTTTCTTCTTTTTATCAAGCTGCCGAAGAAGCTGCAGTAAGTCGTTTGTATGGGGGAATTCATTACCGTTCTGCAATTGATTTGGGTTTACTTCAAGGTAAAAACATGGGTACGTATGTAGTTGAAAATGTAAAATTGAAAGTGGATAAAGAAAGTTCTGTGGCTAGTAAATAA
- a CDS encoding TIGR04283 family arsenosugar biosynthesis glycosyltransferase, with protein MISIIVPVYNESKTIGVFLDHLFSHSSDALITEILIVDGKSSDGTVYAISNYIQSKKHSGCCCRKIKISQSEKGRAIQQNHGASIAEGEILYFLHSDSYPPKYFDQYILAEIKKGVNAGCFRMQFDDTHWWLQFIAWFTRFDSKYCRGGDQSLFITKSLFEDVRGFDEAYKIYEDNEFISRLYKEDAFCVIPKIIKTSARKYREHGIWTLQYHFFLIHLKKTLGASPEALYRYYLKYIAK; from the coding sequence ATGATAAGTATTATTGTTCCGGTTTATAACGAATCAAAAACCATAGGGGTTTTTCTGGATCATTTATTTTCTCATAGTAGTGATGCCTTAATTACCGAAATTTTAATTGTTGACGGAAAAAGTTCTGATGGTACGGTATATGCCATATCAAATTACATACAAAGCAAAAAACATTCAGGATGTTGTTGTCGTAAAATAAAAATTTCTCAGTCCGAAAAAGGAAGGGCTATTCAACAGAATCACGGAGCTTCGATTGCAGAAGGTGAAATTTTATATTTTTTACATTCTGATAGTTATCCACCTAAATACTTTGACCAATATATATTAGCAGAGATAAAAAAAGGTGTCAATGCCGGTTGTTTCCGTATGCAGTTTGACGATACCCACTGGTGGTTGCAATTTATAGCTTGGTTTACCAGATTTGACAGTAAATATTGTAGAGGCGGTGATCAGAGTCTTTTTATAACAAAATCTCTTTTTGAAGATGTCAGAGGTTTTGATGAAGCCTATAAAATTTATGAAGATAATGAATTTATTTCCAGGCTTTATAAAGAAGACGCTTTTTGTGTAATTCCTAAAATTATTAAAACTTCAGCACGAAAATATAGGGAACATGGAATCTGGACGTTACAATATCACTTTTTTCTAATTCATTTAAAAAAAACATTAGGAGCCAGTCCGGAAGCACTGTACCGTTATTATTTAAAATATATAGCGAAGTGA
- a CDS encoding DUF547 domain-containing protein, whose protein sequence is MKTGFIYLTTIFFLLSCSSNTSFGQEKNKGSNEKKVSDSTISKKTEANKTIPEDSAVTDAVKKRNLDTESKNNQKVNRPPIPIEEKAPDNFPEETIPKKEKVAVARSVDKDKSNQTKIASQHALWNELLSKHVTDQGKVNYKGFQQDQQKLDTYLKMLSNKVPSEEDTKNSKLAFWMNAYNAFTIKLILDNYPITSIKDIKDPWGQRFFQLGEERYNLNDVEHKVLRKLGDPRIHFGINCASVSCPALSNKAFTTDNVQKQLDVLTKQFINNTTYNSINEDRVEISKIFNWFSKDFKTEGSLIDFLNQYATTTIRPNAKISYKDYNWQLNN, encoded by the coding sequence ATGAAAACAGGTTTTATTTATTTAACTACTATATTCTTTTTACTGTCTTGTAGTTCAAATACTTCTTTTGGTCAAGAAAAGAATAAAGGTTCCAACGAAAAAAAAGTTTCCGATAGTACCATTTCAAAAAAAACAGAAGCTAATAAAACCATACCCGAAGACAGTGCGGTTACCGATGCTGTTAAAAAAAGAAATCTAGATACGGAAAGTAAGAATAATCAAAAAGTCAACAGGCCTCCTATTCCTATTGAAGAAAAAGCACCTGACAACTTTCCGGAAGAAACAATACCCAAAAAAGAAAAAGTAGCTGTTGCAAGGTCAGTTGATAAAGATAAATCCAACCAGACAAAAATAGCAAGTCAACACGCATTATGGAATGAATTACTTTCAAAACATGTGACAGACCAGGGAAAAGTAAACTACAAGGGTTTTCAACAAGATCAACAAAAGCTAGATACTTATTTAAAAATGCTGTCCAATAAGGTTCCCAGTGAAGAGGATACTAAAAATAGTAAGCTAGCCTTTTGGATGAATGCTTATAATGCGTTTACGATTAAACTGATTTTAGATAACTATCCGATCACCAGTATTAAAGATATAAAAGATCCCTGGGGACAACGTTTCTTTCAATTAGGCGAGGAACGCTACAATCTAAATGATGTTGAACATAAAGTTTTGAGAAAGTTAGGAGATCCCCGAATACATTTCGGGATAAACTGTGCTTCTGTTTCCTGCCCTGCTTTGTCCAATAAAGCTTTTACAACAGATAATGTACAAAAGCAATTAGATGTATTAACAAAGCAATTTATAAACAACACAACCTATAATTCTATTAATGAAGACAGAGTAGAAATATCTAAAATATTCAATTGGTTTTCAAAAGATTTTAAAACAGAGGGAAGTTTGATTGATTTTTTAAATCAATATGCAACGACTACTATTCGACCAAATGCCAAAATTTCTTATAAAGACTACAATTGGCAATTAAATAATTAA
- a CDS encoding phosphatase PAP2 family protein, translating to MFKIISFSFLVVIPAIIFAQNSSSLVKRDTTESESTDKTRWQMLGYDGKAAVGSVLNAFSQPVRWQGKDWLTFGGVAAGTAILYAFDDNTQRFFNDQEDDIPQVVKEFGFRIGKPLINYGLTTGIYVTGLITKNEKIRRTGVLLIASATAGGLIQSVVKTVAGRARPGTGLGKDQFRFYDERAGFHSLPSGHTVLAVTTAHALAKQFKNPFTKTGIYLIGAISPISRIWSGAHWVTDVFLGAAMSVAIVEGVDHYLNRKEFYSNYKKTAAIRWNLSVGAGSLGLRGTF from the coding sequence ATGTTTAAAATTATTTCCTTTTCTTTTTTAGTAGTAATTCCCGCTATTATTTTTGCTCAAAACTCCTCATCGCTAGTTAAAAGAGATACAACTGAATCAGAATCTACAGATAAAACTCGCTGGCAAATGTTAGGTTATGATGGAAAAGCAGCAGTAGGAAGTGTCCTTAATGCTTTTTCGCAACCCGTGCGATGGCAGGGGAAAGATTGGTTAACCTTTGGTGGGGTTGCTGCAGGAACTGCTATTTTATATGCTTTTGACGATAATACACAACGTTTTTTTAACGATCAGGAAGATGATATTCCACAGGTAGTTAAAGAATTTGGGTTTAGGATTGGAAAACCACTAATTAACTACGGACTAACTACCGGAATATATGTTACCGGGCTTATTACTAAGAATGAAAAAATTAGAAGAACCGGAGTGTTACTGATCGCTTCTGCTACCGCCGGAGGATTGATTCAATCTGTGGTTAAAACCGTAGCTGGAAGAGCCCGTCCGGGAACAGGTTTGGGTAAAGATCAATTTAGGTTTTATGATGAACGAGCCGGGTTTCATTCTCTTCCTTCCGGACATACGGTTCTGGCTGTTACTACCGCACATGCATTAGCAAAACAATTTAAAAACCCATTTACTAAAACCGGAATTTATTTAATTGGAGCCATTTCTCCCATTTCCCGAATATGGTCAGGAGCGCATTGGGTTACAGATGTTTTCCTAGGTGCTGCTATGAGTGTTGCTATTGTAGAAGGAGTAGATCATTATCTGAATCGAAAAGAATTTTACAGCAACTACAAGAAAACGGCGGCTATTCGCTGGAACTTATCTGTGGGTGCAGGAAGTCTTGGTTTGAGAGGTACTTTTTAA
- a CDS encoding DUF547 domain-containing protein, giving the protein MNTPKFLYTVIFTFTVFISQAQTSSFDHNLWDQALLLNVSDDGQVDYEGFMQDSSLLYRYFAQLSANPPQESWSREEKLAYWINAYNAYTIKLIIDSYPVKSIKDIKDPWEKEFFKISGEWYSLGQLEHEILRKFGDPRIHFAINCASYSCPVVWNRAYTASNVDEALDTQTRQFINDPTRNIITKNQVKVSKIFTWFKKDFKVNGGDVVDFINKYANVKIAKQSNKGYTDYNWSLNARVNGKAVVAQD; this is encoded by the coding sequence ATGAATACCCCTAAATTCCTTTATACCGTAATTTTTACCTTTACGGTATTTATTTCTCAAGCGCAAACTTCTTCATTTGATCACAATCTATGGGATCAAGCACTATTATTAAATGTTTCTGATGATGGTCAGGTAGATTACGAAGGTTTTATGCAGGATAGTTCCCTTCTATATAGGTATTTTGCTCAGCTTTCAGCCAATCCTCCTCAAGAAAGTTGGTCTAGAGAAGAAAAGTTGGCTTACTGGATAAATGCATATAACGCCTATACAATTAAATTAATTATAGATAGCTATCCGGTAAAAAGTATAAAAGATATTAAAGATCCCTGGGAAAAAGAATTTTTTAAGATCAGTGGCGAATGGTATAGTTTGGGTCAGTTAGAACATGAAATTTTAAGAAAATTTGGTGATCCGAGAATTCATTTTGCAATTAACTGTGCTTCTTATAGTTGTCCCGTAGTTTGGAATCGTGCATATACCGCATCAAATGTAGATGAAGCTTTGGATACACAAACCCGTCAATTTATCAATGATCCTACCCGTAATATTATTACAAAAAATCAAGTAAAAGTTTCTAAAATCTTCACCTGGTTTAAAAAAGATTTTAAAGTAAACGGGGGAGACGTGGTTGATTTTATTAATAAATATGCGAATGTAAAAATTGCAAAGCAATCTAATAAAGGGTATACTGATTACAATTGGAGTTTAAATGCAAGAGTAAATGGTAAAGCAGTAGTGGCTCAAGATTAA
- a CDS encoding DNA repair ATPase, translated as MEETNNIAQNQLDGGTYEIIQNRLQKQKNELQNRLLQLNDARKEVFGSVETKLIANNRINTENNCIARDIVTIGDYCLFGYNVHFGLRTDIQLEDVFSIYRYEDDHFSALSLDLLQNTVFIDDFTNLYKYYRNTIFSKFAVIGNYLYMVFQLSESVSDIKTFKWLINENSLFYVDNRSDHEFKFPKQYEFTWTEVTRDMHRYGTHPHISIVDKVFVETVGGDLTIKIEDNTEDGKGILNEPVAQADQTLDDGQYRFADLGNLIALEIKPFQETPRYFVYNHKIQEVKRIDTIKDACLLLPDEQGIIYPNGYYLQSGAFKFFNNEINNVTFQEKISSPNGEDFLYVFYESKKGLYVLMSYNIIEQEVKTPIICNGFTILEQGELCYFKTEDEQTKHHVIQIWQTPFLKGTLMPSEHADTLLYKIGNKDIVKAIAECNALITLLNKEDNYEGLYDDVAKYSTNITDSYYWIQEEETFRLDVPLEEINHAANAAIDEFEKVVQLRKTAVNVTQETQDKAKAVFIKIKSSTFRSVEEFVEVLSQLRTLRGEIISLHNIRYVDKTFLEELEDQIATQTEKISQRCVQFLLNDQALAPYQLRIEEKKGELAKIKKVIKAKSLEKEVNQIATDLELLIDIVSNLEIEDTSHSTQIIDTISLLFATINQLKAGIKNKIRALGSKEATAEFAAQIKLVDQSIINYLDIANTPEKTDELLNKVSVQLEDLEGRFTDFEEFITKIIEKREEVYNAFETRKNSLIEARNKKATSLESAATRILKGVSKKALSFDSVVAINGYFASDLMISKLRDMVDQLQKLDDAGKAEGIETAIKVAKEDAIRKLKDKQDLYEDGENVIKLGKHKFGVNRQPLDLTIVYKEEVLQYHLTGTDFYQKVKNEILLQSKKYWDQELISENPKVYRSAYLAYKIFTENNKNELLSLDEDQLLEVVRSSSSKSYSEGYVKGVHDVDAVKILTVLIRKHHDLGLLRYTPHTRAFAQYFWHNLPSEKHTYWNHRLKAAGEVLAVFPESKEYQQTLYRLEDEIGSVFSKDLIEINGSFEKNNGRIAMYLFEELQSNDTFCISETAHGLYENFISELKRKNVFNNFQKNISKDLNSPQNSNDQINIMVQWVDSYLQQEHPEKTHYTHEVICILLYKDEAASEVIHVTPYDTILSLKGSHPTIIEENYLFDYHEFIEKLSEFTTTEVSAFEAFRKAKHVVTEKLKEELKLQEFKPRVLSSFVRNKLINEVYLPLFGDNLSKQLGSIGDSKRTDRMGMLLLISPPGYGKTTLMEYMANRLGLVFMKINGPSIGHEVTSVDPASATNAAAREELKKLNLALEMGTNVMLYLDDIQHCNPEFLQKFISLADGTRRMEGVYRGKSKTYDLRSKRFCVVMAGNPYTESGEKFQIPDMLANRADIYNLGDIIGDTAELFRLSLIENSLTSNPILHQLSSTYFEDIYQFIKMIETGTQEGLELKGNYSKQEIQDYLSVLKKVIIVRDLVAIVNENYIQSAATEDAYRTEPPFKLQGSYRDMNKLVAKIVPIMNEKELQVQLLSHYENESQTLTRTAEANLLKYKELAQIITEQEKERWNLIKETFLKNNKLKDYGRNNEIAQVLEQLVQFNSHLSGIQQVLKGNSKN; from the coding sequence ATGGAAGAAACAAACAATATAGCACAGAATCAATTGGACGGTGGGACGTATGAAATCATCCAAAATCGCTTGCAAAAACAAAAAAATGAACTTCAAAACCGTCTTTTACAACTAAATGATGCGCGTAAAGAAGTTTTTGGTAGTGTAGAAACCAAGTTGATTGCTAATAATCGGATCAATACCGAGAATAATTGTATTGCCAGGGATATAGTGACTATTGGAGACTATTGTTTGTTCGGATATAATGTACACTTCGGGTTGCGAACGGATATTCAACTTGAGGATGTTTTTAGTATCTACAGGTATGAAGATGATCATTTTTCTGCTTTATCCTTAGACCTACTACAAAATACCGTTTTTATAGACGATTTTACCAACCTTTATAAATATTACCGGAATACCATATTTTCTAAATTTGCAGTTATTGGAAATTACCTCTATATGGTATTTCAACTAAGTGAAAGTGTTTCTGATATTAAAACCTTCAAGTGGTTGATCAATGAGAATAGCTTGTTCTATGTTGATAATCGAAGTGATCACGAATTTAAATTTCCAAAACAATATGAATTTACCTGGACAGAGGTAACCCGGGATATGCACCGTTATGGCACGCATCCTCATATTTCTATTGTAGACAAAGTATTTGTTGAAACCGTAGGTGGTGATTTGACTATAAAAATAGAAGATAATACGGAGGATGGTAAAGGAATTCTAAACGAACCCGTAGCTCAGGCGGACCAAACCCTGGATGATGGACAATATCGTTTTGCTGATTTAGGAAATTTAATTGCTTTAGAAATCAAACCTTTTCAGGAAACACCACGTTATTTTGTATACAATCATAAAATACAAGAGGTAAAGCGAATCGACACTATTAAAGATGCTTGTCTTCTACTTCCTGATGAACAAGGAATTATTTATCCTAATGGGTATTACCTGCAATCCGGGGCTTTTAAGTTTTTTAATAACGAAATTAATAATGTTACTTTTCAAGAGAAGATAAGTTCGCCTAATGGCGAAGATTTTCTTTATGTGTTCTACGAAAGTAAAAAAGGTTTGTATGTGTTAATGTCTTACAACATCATAGAGCAGGAAGTTAAAACACCCATTATATGTAATGGTTTTACCATTTTAGAACAAGGTGAGCTTTGTTACTTTAAAACCGAAGACGAGCAAACCAAGCATCATGTTATCCAGATTTGGCAAACCCCTTTTTTAAAAGGAACGCTTATGCCTTCAGAACATGCGGATACGCTACTATATAAAATCGGTAACAAGGATATTGTCAAAGCTATTGCAGAATGTAATGCTTTGATTACATTATTAAATAAAGAAGATAACTACGAAGGCTTATATGATGATGTTGCCAAATACTCTACTAATATTACCGATAGCTATTATTGGATTCAAGAAGAAGAAACATTTCGGCTGGATGTTCCTTTAGAAGAAATTAATCACGCGGCTAATGCTGCTATCGACGAATTTGAAAAAGTAGTTCAACTCCGTAAAACTGCGGTAAATGTTACCCAGGAGACTCAAGACAAAGCCAAAGCTGTATTTATTAAGATAAAGAGTAGTACTTTCCGGTCTGTTGAAGAATTTGTAGAGGTATTATCGCAACTACGAACATTAAGGGGTGAAATTATTAGTCTCCATAATATCCGATACGTAGACAAAACCTTCCTTGAAGAACTTGAAGATCAAATTGCTACGCAAACCGAAAAGATTTCGCAACGTTGTGTTCAATTTTTACTAAATGACCAAGCCTTAGCACCCTATCAGCTACGAATTGAAGAAAAAAAAGGAGAACTTGCAAAAATTAAAAAAGTAATCAAAGCTAAAAGCTTAGAAAAAGAAGTAAATCAAATTGCTACTGACCTTGAACTACTGATTGATATTGTTTCTAATTTGGAAATTGAGGACACCTCTCATTCTACTCAGATTATTGATACCATTTCATTACTGTTTGCTACTATTAACCAATTAAAAGCCGGAATTAAAAATAAAATACGTGCTTTGGGCAGCAAAGAAGCAACCGCAGAATTTGCAGCACAAATCAAGTTGGTAGACCAAAGTATCATTAATTACCTTGACATTGCCAATACTCCCGAAAAAACAGATGAATTACTTAATAAAGTCTCAGTTCAACTAGAAGACCTGGAAGGTCGGTTTACCGATTTTGAAGAATTTATCACCAAGATTATTGAAAAAAGGGAAGAGGTTTATAATGCTTTTGAAACCCGTAAAAATAGCTTAATTGAAGCCAGAAACAAAAAAGCTACTTCTCTAGAAAGCGCAGCCACCCGGATATTAAAAGGAGTTAGTAAAAAAGCGTTATCTTTTGATTCGGTTGTAGCAATAAACGGATATTTTGCTTCGGATTTAATGATCAGCAAACTGCGGGATATGGTTGATCAATTGCAAAAATTGGATGACGCCGGAAAAGCCGAAGGAATAGAAACTGCTATTAAAGTTGCTAAAGAAGATGCTATACGTAAGCTGAAAGACAAGCAAGACCTTTATGAAGATGGTGAAAATGTTATTAAGTTAGGAAAACATAAATTTGGTGTAAATCGCCAACCTCTTGACTTAACCATTGTTTACAAAGAGGAAGTACTACAATATCATCTTACTGGAACGGACTTTTATCAAAAAGTAAAAAATGAAATACTATTACAATCAAAAAAATATTGGGATCAAGAACTAATCTCAGAAAATCCGAAAGTATACCGTTCGGCATATTTAGCTTATAAAATATTTACAGAAAATAATAAAAATGAACTTCTATCCTTAGATGAGGATCAACTTCTGGAAGTTGTAAGGTCCTCAAGTAGTAAAAGTTATTCTGAAGGATATGTAAAAGGGGTTCATGATGTGGATGCGGTAAAAATCCTAACTGTTTTAATACGTAAACATCATGATTTAGGGTTGCTTCGCTATACACCTCATACCAGAGCATTCGCACAATACTTTTGGCACAACCTGCCATCAGAAAAACACACTTATTGGAACCACAGGTTAAAAGCTGCAGGAGAAGTATTAGCCGTTTTTCCAGAAAGTAAAGAATATCAGCAAACCCTTTACCGTCTGGAAGATGAAATTGGTAGTGTATTTTCTAAAGATTTAATCGAAATTAATGGCTCTTTTGAGAAAAATAATGGAAGAATAGCCATGTATCTTTTTGAAGAGCTACAAAGCAACGATACGTTTTGTATCAGTGAAACAGCTCATGGATTGTACGAAAACTTTATTTCGGAATTAAAAAGAAAAAATGTATTTAACAATTTTCAGAAAAACATTTCAAAAGATCTGAACAGTCCGCAAAATAGTAATGATCAAATTAATATCATGGTGCAATGGGTGGATTCCTATTTACAACAGGAACATCCGGAAAAGACACACTATACGCATGAAGTAATTTGCATTTTACTATATAAAGACGAAGCAGCTTCTGAAGTAATTCATGTGACCCCTTATGATACTATTCTATCATTAAAGGGCAGTCATCCAACTATTATTGAAGAAAATTATCTTTTTGATTATCATGAGTTCATTGAGAAATTATCTGAATTTACCACTACTGAAGTTTCTGCTTTTGAAGCCTTTAGAAAAGCTAAACATGTAGTTACCGAAAAACTTAAGGAAGAACTTAAACTACAAGAGTTTAAACCCCGGGTATTATCTTCTTTTGTTCGTAATAAATTAATTAATGAAGTGTATCTACCCTTGTTCGGAGATAATTTATCCAAACAGTTGGGAAGCATTGGAGATAGTAAACGAACGGATCGTATGGGGATGTTACTTTTAATTTCGCCGCCGGGATACGGTAAGACTACGCTTATGGAATATATGGCTAACCGGTTAGGATTGGTTTTTATGAAAATTAACGGCCCTTCCATCGGTCATGAAGTTACCTCTGTAGATCCGGCATCGGCAACAAATGCGGCCGCCAGGGAAGAATTGAAAAAATTAAACCTGGCTTTAGAAATGGGTACTAATGTGATGTTGTACCTGGATGATATCCAACATTGCAATCCTGAATTTTTACAAAAATTTATTTCTCTTGCCGACGGAACACGAAGAATGGAAGGGGTTTATCGTGGGAAATCCAAAACCTACGATTTACGAAGTAAGCGATTTTGTGTAGTCATGGCAGGTAATCCGTATACGGAAAGCGGAGAAAAATTTCAGATTCCGGATATGCTGGCTAACCGGGCCGATATCTACAACCTGGGAGACATTATTGGAGATACTGCCGAATTATTTAGGTTAAGTTTAATTGAAAACTCGCTTACCTCAAATCCTATTTTACATCAATTAAGTAGTACCTATTTTGAAGATATCTATCAATTTATAAAGATGATAGAAACCGGAACGCAGGAAGGACTGGAATTAAAAGGTAATTATTCTAAACAAGAAATACAGGATTATTTATCTGTTTTAAAGAAGGTAATCATAGTAAGAGATCTTGTAGCTATAGTCAACGAAAATTATATTCAATCCGCAGCAACCGAGGATGCTTATCGTACCGAACCTCCATTTAAGTTACAAGGTTCTTATAGAGATATGAATAAACTGGTCGCTAAGATTGTTCCCATTATGAACGAAAAAGAGTTACAGGTACAGCTACTTTCTCATTATGAAAACGAATCGCAAACCCTAACCCGCACCGCCGAAGCCAATCTTTTAAAATATAAAGAATTAGCTCAAATTATTACGGAGCAAGAAAAAGAACGCTGGAATTTGATAAAAGAAACCTTTCTAAAAAATAACAAATTGAAAGATTACGGAAGAAATAATGAAATAGCACAGGTATTAGAACAGCTAGTGCAGTTTAATAGTCATTTATCAGGCATTCAACAAGTTTTAAAAGGCAATTCTAAAAACTAG